TGATCAATATActaaaaaaacactgaattacaccactgaattgtacattttaaaaggatgacTGTATGGTATCTGAATGtcttaaaagatgaaaacaaaatgcCTATCATACTATATACACTCCAAAGAAATATTAGCAGTAAGAAGCAGAACGTGAAAGAAATGGAGGTAAGCTTCACAGACAACCTGACAGTTTACCTGAATGGCTGCTTTCAAGTTATCCACTCCTTCATCAAGCCCCAACTCCTTCCTGCTCATTTCTGCTTCTTTAGCCTCTTCCTGAGCCTGAAACAGAAACTCATGTGAGATACAATGCCAACCTAGCAAATACTAAAAATACAGCCTCTTTTCCAAAAGCAAATCTGTTAAGACCATTTCAATTTGAggattatataaattaaaaggaTAAAATCAAGCAGTAGATCCTCTGATTCCAATAAGCATTTGTGAGTGTTCCTCATTTGTATTTGCTAGGGGTAAGCAGGTCATTTGGTTCCATAAACCATAGGGcgacagaaaggaaaacaaaatgctaGAAGAGCTAAGAAAGGTCACTTAACCAAGGATGCCCTCAAAATGTTGCCAGGACACAGGCACCTCAGATTCCTCCTCTGGAAACCAAATTTACTACATGTGACTTGTGGTAGCCAAGAGCGCAACCCTGGTTTAAAATTTCCCAAGTAGTTAGAATAAACTAACAAATTCCGTTTTAACGTTTCTTTACCCGATTTCAAAGCCACCTCCTCTTGCCAAATTTTACTAGGGCACTGATTCCAAACTACTACAAGAATACCTTGGGAAAGGTTAGTAAATTCATTCTCCAGGGCAACAACTAAGACTATGCGAGGTCCCAATCCCCAGAGAATTTTCTAACTAGCAAGGAATACTATCAATACTGAGAATGATGATATGTTAGGACCTTGTTACTCCAATAAAGAGTTTCCCCTGCCTACTTCCAGTCCTTGAaatcaatttatttcttttagtacTGTTTTTTCTCTAAGTTTGCAGAATTCTCTGTCAAAACTAttccattccccaccccacccctcaaacTCTAGGCAAGTTTCTCAAGCTAATAGGCTGTTACTGAACACAGCTGTGGTCAGTTTCACCTAAAAAAAGTTGCCAACTTAAACTGTCAGCTTGAAATCTAGACAGATGTAGCCTATAAGCCAAAGTGGTGATCTTGATACACATTCCACTTCTCTCAACACACGTGTCAGGTTTCTCCTGCATCTTTTTACATAAAAGCCACAGACCTAACTCCACCTCCAATTCAGCCATACAAATAAAGTACCCGCCAAAGAGCTACAGTCTTACACTGTCTGCTCTCCCTAGATTTCCCATTATGAAAGCCAGGATAAGGCAAGAGTGACTTTAATACCAGTCCGGTCTTCCCCTAAAGACCAGAGGCACAGATATCTGTTACCTTGAATCTGCTCCCTCCTGAACCCCAGATGTCCTTAAGCTCCTTTCCCTTGTCATCAACCTTACCCTCACCAACTCCACAGTTTAATATGGGTGAAAAGGACACAAACCACAATCCTTAATACTCTACAAAAGTGTACCTCAAAGGGTGCTTGGAAATACACCATTATCAAAATAAActggtttttagtttttttttttcaccccatcTCcccatgtttttttgtttttttttaaattatattctggGTCCGACTCGAGAATCGAAataagtgaagtcattcagttgtctccgactctctgcgaccccatggactgtagcctaccaggctcctccatgggattttccaggcaagagtactggagtgggttgccatcaaaCTGGGCAAGAATACAGAAATTTGAATTAATAAGACATATTCCTACAATCTCTGTCACCTCCTCACCCCTTAACCAAGTGAGAATCACTGTGGAGCCTAGTTATCTGGATTCTGTTACCTTATTGCCTTAGAATGCTTCAGCAAGGTTAAAAGAATTGGCCCATATGAAGAATATTTCAGTGCTACTTTCAAATGATACTGATTATCTAATCCATGCGGTAAAATCCTTTTGAGCACAACAGAGTAGAGAAAAAAAGTTTCTCTTAATGAGCTCATTATGCTCAGTTAGATGGCAACTAAAAAAGAAGTTAAGCCTTATCTTTATTTCAGCAGTCATATATATTTTCGTTGTTATAAATATCCTCAAATTCCTTTGGGAAGTAGTCAAGATATAAATAGTAAATGGCATTCAAAACCTTACCCTCCTTTTCCTTGCATTCATCTTCTGCTTCGATTCTTTGACAAAGGCATTATAGGATGGGACCTCTCCAGCATCAATGGCTTGTTGAATAATGTGCCTTATCCTGGGTTCCTCTGTGTATtgcacacacagcacagactCCATAATCTGATCCATGTCACCCTTGAAGTCCAGATAGGCCTGTTTAATATCAGTCAGCTCTTCTTCAGAACCTTTGTATGTCTTCTCAAAAGCCTGAATGTCTTCCAGAGATATCTGAACAAATGAGAGAGAGACACATGCTGTAACtttgaaaagtttattttaaatagtaGGAATACAAGAAAAAAGTTAACTCAGGTGTCAAAATATTTCTCCCCAAATACAACAGCTGCTTGAGTTGAAATTGTTGCAAGGAAGCAAATTTTCTATGCTAAGGATTTTCTAGAGTTCTCCCTAGTCCAATCTTTAGAACTGCTAAGCTACACACCAGGAAAATTTAAGTGAGTTTCCAAAGGTGGGAAGAGACCCAGAAAAATACTCAGGGCTTACACCTGGCTTTGTAAAATAAAGCACATATTATAAAAAAATGtaatgtcccccccccccccaatcactACACTCTACACCAACAGATAGTTAAAGGCCCATTTCATTAAGTGTTATCTATGTATGTACGTGCATGCGttataacacacatatacacatggttCAACAGAACGGTTAGATAAATTTGCCCTTCTTCAAAGAAGTGAGTCTCTCCTAAGGAATGTCTGTGTTGTGTGTGCGTTTATTACTATTTATAGAGACCAAATAAAAAAATCCTCATTCTTAACAACACAAAACGCAAGGCCTTAGAGGCATTCAATAAAGGTTTGTTGAATGAGAAATGGGAACGGTCACAAGAAAATCTCCAGAGTTCTTTACCTTTTTAAAGAGTAATCTCCAATAGGCCTCCCAGTCCCGGTCTTGGCTGAGCACATCAGAATCCTCGTCCACTGTTCCCTGTTCATCGTATAATGTTCTCTGTTCTTTGTCACTCAGAACGGAGTAGACCTTCCCAAGGATCTGCGGGAAAGAGTACACTAAAATCACCCCTCCGCCTCTCAATGAAACCGCGCCGCGAGAAATAAAAGATTAGAAAACGCCAGGCCGGGTTCTGCTCACTCCACCCCGGGAGAGGCCGGGCGGTCATAAAACGGAGGGAAGCCCGGGCGGCCGGTGGATAGAGTCTAGCGAGCGCACCTGGAAGCGGCGAGTGGCGTCCTCCTTGTCGCCCTCGCCCACCCGATCCGGGTGCACCTGCAGGGACACCTTGTGATAGCCGCGTCGGACCTCGCTGTCTGAGGCCTCGCGCCGCACGCCCAATACTTGATAAAGGTCTACGGTGCCGAATAGTTCTTCGCACAGTTCTAGAAGCCCCATGGCAGACAGCGGTGCGAAGGGGGACAGCGGCCTCAGCGAAAACAGCTGACCCCAGCTACACTGAGTAGAGCTCAAGAGCTCCTACCTTTTCCCGCGCAAAAAACCCGAGGCTCTAGCGTCACAAGAGGCGCCGGAAGAGGCGGGGCCACGACGCCGCACTTTACGGCCGTTGAGAAATGTGGGCGTGGACAAGCTGGGGACAGCCAGCATTGAGGCGGTGAGTCTCCTAGCACCGGAATCTCCTTCCATAAATTCTCTCAGCCCCggccctcctcccttttctctgaaAACCTCATTCCTACCTTTCCCTCAATGTCCCAGCTCAGTTTATGCAACAATGTAAACGTTCGTATTAGGTTGAACCTAGCAttgctttctttttgctttttttccagtAAAAAACAGCGTAACATCAGCATTTGGCAATCTCATGTGGTTTAAATTTGGGGATCACAAcagattgtggaaaattcttaagagatgggaacaccaaaccaccttacctgcctcctgaaaaacctgtatgggcttccctgtagcccagacggtgaagaatcggcctgcaatgcaggagacctggtatTGATCCCccagtggggaagatccactggagacagaaatggcaacccactcctgtattcctgcctggagaattccatgga
Above is a genomic segment from Dama dama isolate Ldn47 chromosome 15, ASM3311817v1, whole genome shotgun sequence containing:
- the DNAJC9 gene encoding dnaJ homolog subfamily C member 9 isoform X2, producing the protein MGLLELCEELFGTVDLYQVLGVRREASDSEVRRGYHKVSLQVHPDRVGEGDKEDATRRFQILGKVYSVLSDKEQRTLYDEQGTVDEDSDVLSQDRDWEAYWRLLFKKISLEDIQAFEKTYKGSEEELTDIKQAYLDFKGDMDQIMESVLCVQYTEEPRIRHIIQQAIDAGEVPSYNAFVKESKQKMNARKRRAQEEAKEAEMSRKELGLDEGVDNLKAAIQEMSSHSFLLRKPWRSKPP
- the DNAJC9 gene encoding dnaJ homolog subfamily C member 9 isoform X1 produces the protein MGLLELCEELFGTVDLYQVLGVRREASDSEVRRGYHKVSLQVHPDRVGEGDKEDATRRFQILGKVYSVLSDKEQRTLYDEQGTVDEDSDVLSQDRDWEAYWRLLFKKISLEDIQAFEKTYKGSEEELTDIKQAYLDFKGDMDQIMESVLCVQYTEEPRIRHIIQQAIDAGEVPSYNAFVKESKQKMNARKRRAQEEAKEAEMSRKELGLDEGVDNLKAAIQSRQKDRQKEMDNFLAQMEAKYCKPSKRGGKKTTLKKEKK